The proteins below are encoded in one region of Deltaproteobacteria bacterium:
- a CDS encoding YgiQ family radical SAM protein → MQRLVQIATRAERPARPGAGAYLPVSLDDARRRGWDQLDIVLVNGDAHVDHPTFGVPLIGRLLASRGFRVGIVSQPRWDEASGLADFAACGRPRLFFGVSSGNMDSMVNHYTAGRKRRSSDAYTPDAAPGKRPDYAAAVYTRKLKKLFPGVPVVLGGVEASLRRLAHYDYWSDRVRHSILVDCPADIVVYGMAERPILEIAARLAAGEDICGLTDVRGTAVRFRDEPEQAWRHLAGARDREEVWLPSYEEIVADKRVYAEFSRLYHLEHNPDNARILVQKHGRELVYVNPPAPPPSTESIDAEYELPFTRLPHPMYGEAKIPAWEQIRFSVTIMRGCAAGCSFCCITEHQGRDVVSRSEASVLREIEGLKNVPGWTGVVSDIGGATANMWHMVCTDEDWHLRCRRASCVYPTVCEKFGTDHGPLIQLMRKARALPGVKRAFVASGVRYDVAFADSRNGDEYIRELVANHVGGHLKIAPEHISPGVVKVMKKPGKEMFVRFKELFERYSGEAGKEQYLIPYFISGHPGCDVKDMVELSDYLAENGWRPQQVQDFTPTPMTLATDMYYSGFHPNTGKPLHIPKDVDEKAMQRALLQPHLPAYRELARTARRMAGAPPQPKRKAPRSGPAPAPSDSFEG, encoded by the coding sequence ATGCAACGCCTCGTCCAGATCGCCACACGCGCAGAACGGCCCGCGCGGCCCGGCGCCGGGGCGTATCTGCCGGTGTCCCTCGACGACGCCCGGCGGCGCGGATGGGATCAGCTCGACATCGTCCTGGTCAACGGCGACGCGCACGTCGATCACCCTACCTTCGGGGTTCCGCTGATCGGCCGCCTGCTCGCCTCGCGCGGGTTCCGGGTCGGCATCGTGAGCCAGCCGCGCTGGGACGAAGCGAGCGGCCTCGCCGACTTCGCCGCCTGCGGCCGGCCACGTCTCTTCTTCGGCGTCTCCAGCGGCAACATGGACTCGATGGTGAACCACTACACCGCCGGGAGGAAGCGGCGGAGCTCGGACGCGTACACGCCCGACGCGGCGCCGGGCAAGCGTCCCGACTACGCGGCGGCCGTCTACACCAGGAAGCTGAAGAAGCTGTTCCCTGGCGTCCCCGTCGTGCTCGGAGGCGTGGAGGCTTCGCTGCGGCGGCTCGCGCACTACGACTACTGGAGCGATCGCGTCCGCCATTCCATCCTCGTCGACTGCCCGGCGGACATCGTCGTTTACGGGATGGCGGAGCGGCCCATTCTGGAGATCGCCGCGCGGCTCGCGGCCGGCGAGGACATCTGCGGGCTCACCGACGTGCGCGGCACCGCGGTGCGCTTCCGCGACGAGCCGGAGCAGGCCTGGAGGCATCTGGCCGGCGCGCGGGATCGCGAGGAAGTGTGGCTCCCTTCCTACGAGGAGATCGTCGCCGACAAGCGCGTCTACGCCGAGTTTTCGCGCCTCTACCATCTCGAGCACAATCCGGACAACGCGCGCATCCTCGTCCAGAAGCACGGCCGCGAGCTCGTCTACGTGAACCCGCCAGCGCCCCCGCCCTCGACGGAGTCGATCGATGCGGAGTACGAGCTGCCGTTCACGCGGTTGCCGCACCCGATGTACGGCGAGGCGAAGATTCCGGCGTGGGAGCAGATCCGGTTCAGCGTGACGATCATGCGCGGCTGCGCCGCGGGATGCAGCTTCTGCTGCATCACCGAGCACCAGGGCCGCGACGTGGTCTCGCGCAGCGAAGCGTCGGTGCTGCGCGAGATCGAGGGCTTGAAAAACGTGCCCGGCTGGACCGGTGTCGTCAGCGACATCGGCGGGGCGACCGCGAACATGTGGCACATGGTCTGTACCGACGAGGACTGGCATCTGCGTTGCCGGCGCGCTTCCTGCGTCTATCCCACGGTGTGCGAAAAATTCGGCACCGACCACGGCCCGCTCATCCAGCTGATGCGCAAGGCGCGAGCCCTCCCCGGCGTGAAGCGCGCGTTCGTCGCGAGCGGGGTGCGTTACGACGTCGCCTTCGCGGATTCAAGGAACGGTGACGAGTACATCCGCGAGCTGGTGGCGAACCATGTCGGCGGGCATCTCAAGATCGCGCCGGAGCACATCTCGCCTGGCGTCGTGAAGGTGATGAAGAAGCCTGGCAAGGAGATGTTCGTTCGCTTCAAGGAGCTGTTCGAGAGGTACTCGGGCGAAGCCGGAAAGGAGCAGTACCTCATCCCCTATTTCATCTCCGGGCATCCCGGCTGCGACGTGAAGGACATGGTGGAGCTCTCCGACTACCTCGCGGAGAACGGCTGGCGCCCGCAGCAAGTGCAGGACTTCACGCCGACGCCGATGACGCTGGCGACGGACATGTACTACTCGGGGTTCCATCCCAACACGGGCAAGCCGCTGCATATCCCGAAGGACGTGGACGAAAAGGCGATGCAGCGCGCGCTGCTCCAGCCGCATCTGCCTGCCTACCGCGAGCTTGCGCGGACGGCGCGCCGGATGGCCGGCGCGCCGCCGCAACCGAAGCGCAAGGCCCCGCGGTCAGGGCCGGCGCCGGCGCCCAGCGACAGCTTCGAGGGTTAG
- a CDS encoding carboxymuconolactone decarboxylase family protein: MTTLLLLAALLSSPSQAKTVSKTGIPYIDEAKAGPPDLLEAIKSRRPGGKLLNLDRMLLHSPNFTKGWNTMFAAIRGQLALPGKLREIPIMAIAVLNKAEYEWAQHEPEFLKAGGTKEQLAALRAMKADPKLFDPAELAALQLTVEMTRDVQVKQATIDKVRSLLPDQQVIELVGTIAGYNMVSRFLLATGVEIESTQ, encoded by the coding sequence ATGACGACCCTCCTGCTGCTCGCGGCGTTGCTCTCCTCTCCCTCCCAGGCAAAGACCGTGTCGAAGACCGGGATCCCCTACATCGATGAAGCGAAGGCAGGTCCGCCGGACCTGCTCGAGGCGATCAAATCGCGGCGCCCCGGCGGCAAACTGCTCAACCTCGACCGGATGCTCCTGCACAGCCCGAATTTCACCAAGGGCTGGAACACGATGTTCGCCGCCATCCGCGGGCAGCTCGCGCTTCCGGGCAAGCTCCGCGAGATCCCCATCATGGCCATCGCCGTGCTCAACAAGGCGGAGTACGAGTGGGCGCAGCACGAGCCCGAGTTCCTCAAGGCCGGCGGCACGAAGGAGCAGCTCGCCGCGCTGAGGGCGATGAAAGCCGACCCGAAGCTCTTCGATCCCGCCGAGCTGGCCGCGCTGCAGCTCACGGTAGAGATGACCCGGGACGTGCAGGTGAAGCAGGCCACCATCGACAAGGTGCGCTCCCTGCTTCCCGACCAACAGGTGATCGAACTGGTCGGCACCATCGCCGGCTACAACATGGTCTCGCGCTTCCTGCTCGCCACCGGCGTGGAGATCGAATCTACGCAGTGA
- a CDS encoding rhomboid family intramembrane serine protease: MSPRGQQAMGFGVPPLTRGVKWLGGATLAISVLAAVLGDTGERLKIIVAFTPARFWHGWVWQPLTYTFLNLDPISLLFALLGLWLLGASLEQMWGTRRFITFYMVTGATGALVTGLIGFLLGPVWLNPYFGNWSSLEGLIAAFAVLMPTARIFLYFIPVQARWMLPISAGITLLFMLMGSWVAYLPQLFGLGAGVLFAGGVRPQNLLLRTKVWWIDRKLRRSKLRVVRGKDDEGGPFTGTGSGSDKYLH; the protein is encoded by the coding sequence ATGAGCCCGCGCGGCCAGCAGGCGATGGGGTTCGGGGTCCCTCCACTCACGCGCGGCGTGAAGTGGCTCGGCGGCGCAACGCTGGCCATCTCCGTGCTCGCCGCGGTGCTCGGCGATACTGGCGAGAGATTGAAGATCATCGTCGCGTTCACTCCAGCCCGTTTCTGGCACGGCTGGGTGTGGCAGCCGCTGACGTACACTTTCCTCAACCTCGATCCGATCAGCCTGCTGTTCGCGCTGCTCGGCCTGTGGCTGCTCGGCGCGTCGCTCGAGCAGATGTGGGGGACGCGGCGGTTCATTACGTTCTACATGGTCACCGGCGCGACTGGAGCGCTGGTGACCGGATTGATCGGTTTCCTCCTCGGTCCCGTCTGGCTGAACCCGTACTTCGGCAATTGGTCTTCGCTGGAAGGCCTGATCGCCGCGTTCGCGGTGCTGATGCCGACCGCGCGGATCTTCCTCTACTTCATTCCTGTGCAGGCGCGCTGGATGTTGCCGATCTCTGCGGGGATCACGCTGCTCTTCATGCTGATGGGAAGCTGGGTTGCTTACCTGCCCCAGCTTTTCGGCCTCGGCGCCGGGGTGCTGTTCGCCGGCGGGGTGAGGCCGCAAAACCTGCTGCTGCGCACGAAGGTGTGGTGGATCGATCGCAAGCTCCGGCGGAGCAAGCTGCGCGTCGTGCGCGGGAAGGACGACGAGGGCGGCCCGTTCACCGGGACCGGTAGCGGCTCGGACAAGTATTTGCACTAG
- a CDS encoding metalloregulator ArsR/SmtB family transcription factor has product MDDVFKALADPNRRKLLDRLFRRDGQTLGELCERVDMTRFGVMKHLRVLEEAGLISSRRQGREKLHYLNPMPIRLVHDRWVSKYRAPFAAALSDLKSRLEVKMAEIQVYELFIRTTPEKLWQALTDGEVTKKYFFGEEIHSDWKPGSEWYSSSPEGRRDVDGKVLECDPLRRLVITWRVLYNPDLSKELSRVTYLIDQRGEMCKLSVTHDVSDAPKTASHVSTNGWQWVISSLKSLLETGQGLPTPQ; this is encoded by the coding sequence ATGGACGACGTGTTCAAGGCCCTCGCCGACCCCAACCGGCGCAAGCTGCTGGATCGACTGTTCCGGCGGGACGGGCAGACGCTGGGCGAGCTGTGCGAGCGCGTCGACATGACCCGCTTCGGGGTGATGAAGCACCTGCGCGTCCTCGAGGAAGCGGGATTGATCAGTTCGCGCCGGCAGGGGCGCGAGAAGCTGCACTACCTCAACCCGATGCCCATCCGGCTGGTCCACGACCGCTGGGTGAGCAAGTACCGCGCGCCGTTCGCGGCCGCGCTCAGCGACCTGAAGTCGCGACTGGAGGTCAAGATGGCGGAGATCCAGGTGTACGAGCTGTTCATCCGCACCACGCCGGAGAAGCTCTGGCAGGCTCTCACCGACGGCGAGGTGACGAAGAAGTACTTCTTCGGCGAGGAGATCCATTCCGACTGGAAGCCGGGATCGGAGTGGTATTCCAGCAGCCCGGAGGGGAGGCGCGACGTCGACGGCAAGGTGCTGGAATGCGATCCGCTGCGGCGCCTGGTGATCACCTGGCGCGTCCTCTACAATCCCGACCTCTCGAAGGAGCTCTCGCGCGTGACATACCTGATCGATCAGCGCGGCGAGATGTGCAAGCTGTCGGTCACCCACGACGTCAGCGATGCGCCGAAGACGGCCAGCCACGTCAGCACCAACGGATGGCAGTGGGTGATCTCCAGCCTCAAGTCGCTGCTGGAGACCGGTCAGGGGCTCCCGACGCCGCAGTGA
- a CDS encoding 3-isopropylmalate dehydratase: MTLTQKILAAHARNLPRPWVQAGDVLQVSVDWTIASELAWNGMERTYSMLGRPKLHDRDRFFLAVDHTVDPVTLATDKRAQKLVQLSRDFARESGIRHFYDANQTILHTRFYRDLVRPGDVVLGADSHTSSHGGLGAVAVGLGGADIVVAMVLGSSWIQVPEAIAVEYSGALPFGIAGKDVILRTLGLLGRNTVAMERSVEYRGEGVRQLSTDSRFAIANMTAEFGGLNGIFEADEVTAAWLAGRADADDPQAAQPMRTFRADAGAPYAQTFEVDLANLEPQVAVPFSPDNVKGVTALAGTELQGLFIGACTTTEEELVLAALVLEAAGVSRPGNDKQIVVPGDLTIQENLRRAGLWSIYERAGFRVDPPGCSMCLGVASRKAGRGEKWLSSQNRNFENRMGDGSLAHLGSAATVAASAQQMKIADPRPLLARIDQERFRRILAERKPRRQPEIQVVDPQIHLAKRGATAVSARQGRAADRQRAGTVRSRVQRFGDNVDTDAIIPGQFCHLTALSELGAKAFHFVRPDFVQKARDGARVIVAGEGWGSGSSREQAVLALKGAGIEAIVAKSYAFIHKRNLVNEALPFLVVQDARFHELAREGEEIELDLARGAVRIGGEEFAAEEPSRIVQALVGEGGIVPAIQHHGTAVFEKLTA; this comes from the coding sequence ATGACGCTCACGCAGAAGATCCTCGCGGCGCACGCGCGGAACCTGCCGCGGCCGTGGGTGCAGGCGGGCGACGTCCTCCAGGTATCGGTCGACTGGACCATTGCCAGCGAGCTCGCCTGGAACGGGATGGAGCGGACGTACTCCATGCTCGGGCGCCCGAAGCTGCACGACCGCGACCGGTTCTTCCTCGCCGTCGATCACACCGTCGACCCGGTGACGCTGGCGACCGACAAGCGGGCGCAGAAGCTCGTGCAACTGTCCCGCGACTTCGCCAGGGAGAGCGGAATTCGCCACTTCTACGACGCGAACCAGACCATCCTGCACACGCGGTTCTACCGGGACCTGGTGCGTCCGGGAGACGTCGTCCTGGGAGCGGACAGCCACACATCGTCGCACGGCGGACTCGGCGCGGTCGCCGTCGGGCTCGGCGGCGCCGACATCGTGGTGGCCATGGTGCTGGGAAGCTCGTGGATCCAGGTGCCGGAAGCAATCGCGGTCGAGTACTCGGGAGCGCTTCCCTTCGGCATCGCCGGCAAGGACGTCATCCTCCGCACGCTCGGGCTCCTCGGTCGGAACACCGTGGCCATGGAGCGGTCCGTCGAGTACCGCGGCGAGGGAGTGCGCCAGCTCTCGACGGACTCGCGGTTCGCCATCGCCAACATGACCGCCGAGTTCGGCGGCCTGAACGGAATCTTCGAGGCGGACGAAGTCACGGCGGCATGGCTAGCTGGCCGGGCCGACGCGGACGATCCCCAGGCGGCGCAGCCGATGCGGACGTTCCGGGCCGATGCCGGAGCGCCCTACGCGCAGACGTTCGAAGTGGACCTCGCGAACCTCGAGCCGCAGGTCGCGGTGCCGTTTTCGCCGGACAACGTCAAGGGCGTGACCGCGCTCGCGGGAACGGAGCTGCAGGGCCTGTTCATCGGCGCCTGCACGACCACTGAAGAGGAGCTGGTGCTCGCCGCGCTGGTGTTGGAGGCGGCGGGAGTTTCCCGGCCCGGCAACGACAAGCAGATCGTGGTGCCCGGCGATCTGACCATCCAGGAAAACCTGCGCCGTGCCGGCCTGTGGTCGATCTACGAGCGCGCGGGTTTCCGCGTCGATCCTCCGGGCTGCTCGATGTGCCTGGGCGTCGCATCCCGAAAGGCGGGGCGGGGCGAGAAATGGCTCTCCTCGCAGAACCGAAACTTCGAGAACCGGATGGGAGACGGTTCGCTCGCGCACCTGGGCAGCGCCGCGACGGTGGCGGCGAGCGCGCAGCAGATGAAGATCGCGGATCCCCGGCCGCTGCTCGCGCGGATCGACCAGGAGAGGTTCCGCCGCATCCTCGCCGAGCGCAAGCCGCGGCGGCAGCCGGAGATCCAGGTGGTGGACCCGCAGATCCACCTCGCCAAGCGGGGCGCGACCGCCGTGTCGGCCAGGCAGGGGCGGGCCGCGGACCGGCAGCGCGCCGGAACGGTGCGCTCTCGCGTCCAGCGCTTCGGCGACAATGTCGACACCGACGCGATCATTCCCGGCCAGTTCTGCCATCTCACCGCGCTTTCCGAGCTGGGCGCCAAGGCGTTCCACTTCGTGCGGCCCGACTTCGTGCAGAAGGCCCGCGACGGGGCGCGCGTGATCGTGGCGGGCGAAGGCTGGGGCTCGGGCTCGTCGCGGGAGCAAGCCGTGCTGGCCCTCAAAGGCGCGGGGATCGAGGCCATCGTGGCGAAGAGCTATGCCTTCATCCACAAGCGCAACCTGGTGAACGAGGCGCTGCCGTTCCTCGTCGTGCAGGATGCGCGCTTCCACGAGCTGGCCAGGGAAGGCGAGGAGATCGAGCTCGACCTCGCCCGCGGCGCGGTGCGGATCGGCGGCGAAGAGTTCGCTGCCGAGGAGCCCTCGCGCATCGTCCAGGCCCTGGTCGGGGAGGGCGGAATCGTTCCCGCCATCCAGCACCACGGCACGGCGGTCTTCGAAAAGCTCACTGCGTAG
- a CDS encoding 3-isopropylmalate dehydrogenase: MTQRIAVIPGDGIGPEVARIGVRVLESLGLPLQFEWFDFGAERYLRDGTTLPPGFLETLRRDYAAVYFGAVGDPRVPGNEHAKGILLAMRFELDLYINLRPCILIDDRLSPLKGKGRDQLKFVVFRENTEGLYTGSGGVLKQGTPDEVAQEIEINTRKGVERIVEAAFAYAKQRGLRRVCMADKANVLLFGHGLWRRTFAEVSRRYPGIEAKAMYVDALAMDLVRQPEAYDVIVTNNLFGDILTDLGAALTGGLGIAASGNIHPGRVSLFEPVHGSAPDIAGQGKANPLAMALSGALMLEHLGHRREAERVTRAVEDQIRNGARTPDLVPFLGGPASTTDQVGSELLARLNAAP, translated from the coding sequence ATGACCCAGCGCATCGCCGTGATTCCAGGCGACGGAATCGGGCCGGAGGTCGCCCGCATCGGCGTGCGCGTCCTGGAGAGCCTCGGGCTGCCGCTGCAATTCGAGTGGTTCGACTTCGGCGCCGAGCGATATCTGCGCGACGGCACCACGCTGCCGCCGGGCTTCCTGGAGACCCTGCGCCGGGACTACGCGGCAGTGTACTTCGGCGCGGTGGGCGATCCGCGCGTGCCCGGCAATGAGCACGCCAAGGGGATCCTGCTCGCAATGCGCTTCGAGCTCGACCTGTACATCAACCTGCGCCCCTGCATCCTCATCGACGACCGCTTGAGCCCCCTGAAAGGCAAGGGGCGCGATCAGCTCAAGTTCGTCGTCTTCCGCGAGAACACCGAGGGCCTCTACACCGGCAGTGGCGGGGTGCTGAAACAGGGGACGCCGGACGAGGTGGCGCAGGAGATCGAGATCAACACGCGCAAGGGCGTCGAGCGCATCGTCGAGGCGGCGTTCGCCTACGCGAAGCAGCGCGGCCTGCGGCGCGTCTGCATGGCCGACAAGGCGAACGTCCTGCTCTTCGGGCACGGACTCTGGCGCCGGACGTTCGCGGAAGTGTCCCGGCGGTACCCGGGGATCGAGGCGAAGGCGATGTACGTGGACGCGCTGGCGATGGATCTCGTCCGGCAGCCGGAAGCGTACGACGTGATCGTGACCAACAACCTGTTCGGCGACATCCTCACCGATCTGGGCGCTGCGCTCACCGGCGGTCTCGGAATCGCCGCGAGCGGCAACATCCATCCCGGCCGCGTCTCGCTCTTCGAGCCGGTGCACGGCAGCGCCCCCGACATCGCCGGACAGGGCAAGGCGAACCCGCTGGCGATGGCGCTCTCGGGCGCGCTGATGCTGGAGCACCTCGGGCATCGCCGCGAGGCCGAGCGCGTCACGCGGGCGGTCGAGGATCAGATCCGCAATGGAGCGCGGACGCCGGACCTGGTGCCGTTCCTGGGCGGGCCGGCGTCGACGACCGATCAGGTCGGCAGCGAGCTCCTGGCGAGACTCAACGCAGCGCCTTGA
- a CDS encoding wax ester/triacylglycerol synthase family O-acyltransferase: protein MDTWYERLSTLDSLFLEIEDRSAHMHVGAVAIFEGPPPPYRDFLALIEARLEKVPRYRQRVMFVPLKQGRPVWIDETQFDLEYHVRHTALPAPGGEAELKKLVGRLFSQALDRDKPLWEMWLVEGLGESRFAIVSKTHHCMLDGISGVDLATVLMDRKPESAPPPKPPSWQPRKAPRPAALLFSSVKEQLSSPLRMAREALEPNSEAAKLVARLFSGFKPFVDVVSMGRAPESPLNVAIGPHRRFEMVDIPLAKVKAVRAARGGTVNDVILATVAGALRIWLTARGAAAAADLRVLVPVSMRSRKERGTYGNQVSAVFCPLPLTEASPTERLRKVHEAMMNVKKSGSAVGAHALSRLGDFAPPQLIAQAARLQAVTRMFNLVVTNVPGPQFPLYLLGRQMLRCYPQVPLAAQQAVGIALLSYHGEVGAGLLGDADAARDLPALAQAMHTALDELHAAV from the coding sequence ATGGATACCTGGTACGAGCGCCTCAGCACCCTCGATTCGCTGTTCCTGGAAATCGAGGATCGCAGCGCCCATATGCACGTCGGCGCCGTGGCCATTTTCGAGGGCCCACCGCCGCCGTATCGGGACTTCCTCGCGCTGATCGAGGCGCGGCTGGAGAAGGTCCCGCGCTACCGGCAGCGCGTGATGTTCGTTCCGCTCAAGCAGGGCCGGCCGGTCTGGATCGACGAGACTCAGTTCGACCTCGAGTACCACGTGCGCCACACCGCTCTGCCGGCGCCGGGCGGAGAAGCCGAGTTGAAGAAGCTGGTCGGCCGCTTGTTCTCGCAGGCGCTCGATCGGGACAAGCCGCTCTGGGAGATGTGGCTGGTGGAGGGCCTGGGCGAATCGCGCTTCGCCATCGTCAGCAAGACGCACCATTGCATGCTCGACGGGATCTCCGGCGTCGACCTCGCCACGGTGCTGATGGATCGAAAGCCGGAAAGCGCTCCACCTCCGAAGCCTCCGTCCTGGCAACCCAGAAAGGCTCCCAGGCCGGCGGCGCTGCTCTTCAGCTCGGTGAAAGAGCAGCTCTCCAGTCCGCTGCGCATGGCGAGAGAAGCGCTGGAACCGAACAGCGAGGCCGCGAAGCTGGTCGCCCGGCTCTTCAGTGGGTTCAAGCCCTTCGTCGACGTGGTGTCGATGGGCCGGGCGCCGGAGTCGCCGCTGAACGTGGCCATCGGCCCCCACCGTCGCTTCGAGATGGTGGACATTCCGCTCGCCAAAGTGAAAGCCGTGCGCGCGGCGCGCGGTGGAACGGTCAATGACGTCATCCTCGCCACCGTCGCCGGCGCGCTGCGCATCTGGCTGACGGCGCGCGGCGCCGCGGCGGCGGCCGATCTGCGCGTGCTGGTCCCGGTCAGCATGCGCTCCCGCAAGGAGCGCGGAACCTACGGCAACCAGGTATCCGCAGTCTTTTGCCCGTTGCCACTGACCGAGGCGAGCCCGACCGAGCGTCTGAGGAAGGTGCACGAGGCGATGATGAACGTGAAGAAGAGCGGCTCGGCCGTCGGCGCCCACGCGCTTTCGCGGTTGGGCGACTTCGCTCCTCCGCAGCTGATCGCGCAGGCGGCGCGGCTGCAGGCCGTCACGCGGATGTTCAACCTGGTGGTCACGAACGTTCCCGGGCCGCAGTTCCCCCTCTATCTGCTCGGGCGGCAGATGCTGCGCTGCTACCCGCAGGTGCCGCTGGCCGCGCAGCAGGCCGTCGGCATCGCGCTGCTCAGCTATCACGGAGAGGTCGGGGCCGGCCTTCTCGGCGATGCGGATGCCGCCCGCGATCTTCCCGCGCTGGCGCAGGCGATGCACACGGCGCTGGACGAGCTGCATGCCGCTGTTTGA
- a CDS encoding PQQ-dependent sugar dehydrogenase produces MILLAVIAACVLEKSDTWGPDGKLPLRAETVVSGLEVPWSFAFLPGGDVLVSERPGRVRLLHGGKLAPDPVLTVKTAESSEGGLLGIAVNPRDDSQLFLYLTAPGPENQLQRWKLAKDHRSAVLETVVIGGIAAARYHDGGRIRFGPDGALYVGTGDARHPSRSQDPNSPNGKLLRVDADGKAVPWVLGIRNTEGFDWLDDGTLVIVDHGPSGEILGHYAHDEVNLAHKADNLGWPDIYGCQTRQGMVTPVIAWSSHALPPGGVAVYRGTAIPELRGNVLVASLAAEHLHRVVLEAGSVKLHEVYFRQKLGRLREIAMTPSGELWVSTSNCDGRGECGPEKDRIVRIVRQ; encoded by the coding sequence ATGATCCTGCTTGCGGTGATCGCCGCCTGCGTCCTGGAGAAGAGCGACACCTGGGGGCCGGACGGCAAGCTGCCGCTGCGCGCGGAAACGGTGGTGAGCGGCCTGGAGGTCCCGTGGAGCTTCGCATTCCTGCCGGGAGGGGACGTCCTCGTCTCCGAGCGACCGGGGCGCGTGCGCCTGCTTCACGGCGGCAAGCTGGCGCCGGATCCGGTGCTCACGGTGAAGACGGCCGAGAGCAGCGAGGGAGGACTGCTAGGCATCGCCGTCAACCCGCGGGACGACTCGCAGCTGTTCCTGTACCTCACCGCGCCAGGGCCCGAGAACCAGCTGCAGCGGTGGAAGCTCGCCAAGGATCACCGCAGCGCGGTCCTCGAGACGGTCGTGATCGGCGGAATCGCCGCCGCGCGCTATCACGACGGCGGGCGGATCCGCTTTGGACCCGACGGCGCGCTCTACGTCGGCACCGGAGATGCTCGCCATCCTTCGCGCTCGCAAGATCCGAACAGCCCGAACGGGAAACTCCTGCGCGTCGATGCGGACGGCAAGGCAGTGCCTTGGGTTCTCGGAATCCGCAACACTGAAGGATTCGACTGGCTGGATGACGGCACACTGGTGATCGTCGACCACGGACCGAGCGGCGAGATTCTCGGCCACTACGCGCACGACGAAGTGAATCTCGCGCACAAGGCCGACAATCTCGGCTGGCCCGACATCTACGGATGCCAGACGCGCCAGGGGATGGTCACGCCGGTCATCGCCTGGTCGTCGCACGCTTTGCCACCCGGCGGCGTCGCCGTCTACCGCGGCACCGCCATCCCGGAGCTTCGCGGGAACGTGCTGGTCGCCTCGCTCGCGGCTGAGCACCTCCACCGCGTGGTGCTGGAGGCCGGAAGCGTCAAGCTGCACGAGGTCTACTTCCGCCAGAAGTTGGGGAGGCTCCGCGAGATCGCGATGACTCCGTCGGGCGAGCTGTGGGTCTCGACCAGCAACTGCGACGGGCGCGGCGAATGCGGGCCCGAGAAGGATCGCATCGTGCGGATTGTGCGACAGTAG
- a CDS encoding 2-isopropylmalate synthase, producing MREQDLFHDWNGAAELGQLAHVEVLDETLRDGIQSPSAVDPPLEAKIEILHLLDELGVAQLDIGLPGAGAHQRSAVKRLAEEKRDARLKIRVNVACRTVVSDIAPAAELQQETGVPLEVYAFIGSSPIRQYAEEWDVSFIEKQSVEAISFAVKEGLAVTYVTEDTTRSKPDDLRRLFLSAIEAGAKRLCLCDTVGHATPEGAQALVRFAREVAGPQIGLDWHGHNDRGLALANALAAGAAGATRLHGCAAGIGERVGNTACDQLLVNLKLMGHPVYGARDMSKLVRFVQLAAQATGHKLPVNYPVSGADAFRTATGVHAAAIIKAQRKGDRWLADRVYSGVPAEQFGKEQEIEIGPMSGLSNVKHWLARHEIPADEPLAKAVLARAKASNRTLTESEVAQIVREVRS from the coding sequence ATGCGCGAGCAGGACCTCTTCCACGACTGGAACGGCGCGGCGGAGCTGGGGCAACTCGCGCACGTGGAGGTGCTGGACGAGACCCTTCGCGACGGCATCCAGAGCCCTTCCGCCGTGGATCCGCCTCTCGAGGCGAAGATCGAGATTCTTCACCTGCTCGACGAGCTCGGAGTCGCGCAGCTCGACATCGGCCTTCCCGGCGCAGGCGCGCACCAGCGCTCGGCGGTGAAGCGGCTCGCGGAAGAGAAGCGCGATGCGCGGCTGAAGATCCGCGTCAACGTCGCTTGCAGGACGGTGGTCTCCGACATCGCGCCGGCCGCCGAGCTGCAGCAGGAGACCGGCGTTCCGCTCGAGGTCTACGCGTTCATCGGCAGCTCGCCGATCCGCCAGTACGCGGAGGAGTGGGACGTCTCGTTCATCGAGAAGCAGTCGGTGGAGGCGATCTCGTTCGCCGTGAAAGAGGGTCTCGCGGTCACCTACGTGACCGAGGACACGACCCGCAGCAAGCCGGACGATCTGCGGCGGCTGTTCCTCAGCGCCATCGAAGCTGGAGCGAAGCGGCTCTGCCTCTGCGATACGGTCGGCCACGCCACGCCGGAGGGTGCCCAGGCGCTGGTACGCTTCGCCCGCGAGGTGGCCGGGCCGCAGATCGGCCTCGACTGGCATGGGCACAACGATCGCGGGCTGGCGCTGGCCAACGCGCTGGCCGCGGGGGCCGCCGGCGCGACGCGGTTGCACGGTTGCGCGGCGGGCATCGGCGAGCGCGTGGGCAACACCGCCTGCGATCAGCTGCTGGTGAACCTCAAGCTGATGGGCCATCCCGTCTACGGGGCCCGCGACATGTCGAAGCTCGTGCGGTTCGTCCAGCTCGCGGCGCAGGCGACAGGGCACAAGCTTCCCGTCAACTACCCGGTCTCTGGAGCGGATGCGTTCCGCACCGCCACCGGCGTCCATGCCGCCGCCATCATCAAGGCGCAGCGCAAGGGCGATCGCTGGCTCGCCGACCGGGTCTACAGCGGGGTCCCGGCGGAGCAGTTCGGCAAGGAGCAGGAGATCGAGATCGGCCCCATGAGCGGCCTCTCCAACGTCAAGCACTGGCTGGCGCGGCACGAGATTCCCGCCGACGAGCCGCTGGCAAAGGCGGTGCTGGCCCGCGCCAAGGCGAGCAACCGCACCCTCACCGAATCCGAAGTGGCGCAGATCGTGCGCGAGGTCCGCTCATGA